From Erwinia pyri, a single genomic window includes:
- a CDS encoding MFS transporter, with translation MPTTSPADGLPVPQRYGAIMAIAMGITVAVLDGAIANVALPTIARELQASPAESIWIVNAYQLAIIISLLSLSFLGDILGYRRIYQAGLVVFTCTSLLCALSGSLEMLTFARVLQGFGGAALMSVNTALIRIIYPQRYLGRGMGINSLIVAVSTAAGPTVAAAVLSVASWKWLFLINVPVGLAALYLAFRFLPDNIQKAKEQRFDVPSAIMNALTFGLLISALSGFAQGQSGKLVLWELVALVIVGFLFIRRQLKMPFPLLPVDLLRIPIFSLSIGTSVCSFCAQMLAMVSLPFFLQTVLQRGEVATGLLLTPWPLATMVMAPIAGRLTDRYHAGLLGAIGLAMFAAGLFSLALLPDSPSDLNIIWRMALCGAGFGLFQSPNNHTIISSAPRHRSGGASGMLGTARLLGQTSGAALVALMFNLFGAHGTHASLLLAGSFSSLAAVVSALRITQPRASA, from the coding sequence ATGCCAACAACCTCCCCAGCAGATGGATTACCGGTTCCGCAGCGCTACGGCGCCATCATGGCTATCGCCATGGGCATAACCGTTGCCGTACTTGACGGCGCTATCGCCAACGTTGCCCTGCCAACCATCGCCAGAGAGCTGCAGGCGAGTCCGGCAGAATCGATCTGGATCGTCAATGCCTACCAGCTGGCGATAATCATCTCCCTGCTCTCGTTATCCTTCCTGGGAGATATCCTTGGGTACCGCCGCATTTACCAGGCAGGTCTGGTGGTCTTCACCTGTACCTCTCTGCTCTGTGCCCTTTCTGGCTCGCTGGAGATGTTAACCTTTGCCCGCGTGCTGCAAGGGTTTGGGGGCGCAGCCCTGATGAGCGTGAACACAGCGCTGATCAGGATTATTTATCCCCAGCGTTATCTGGGCCGGGGGATGGGCATTAACTCTCTGATCGTGGCGGTATCAACCGCAGCCGGTCCAACCGTGGCAGCCGCTGTCCTCTCCGTGGCCTCGTGGAAATGGCTGTTTCTGATCAACGTGCCGGTAGGCCTGGCAGCCCTTTATCTGGCGTTTCGTTTCCTGCCTGACAACATCCAGAAGGCGAAAGAGCAGCGTTTCGACGTGCCCAGCGCCATCATGAATGCGCTGACCTTTGGCCTGCTGATCTCCGCCTTAAGCGGCTTTGCTCAGGGTCAGAGCGGTAAGCTGGTGCTGTGGGAGCTGGTGGCGCTGGTGATTGTCGGCTTCCTGTTTATTCGCCGTCAGCTAAAGATGCCCTTCCCTTTGCTGCCTGTGGATCTGCTGCGTATCCCGATTTTTTCGCTGTCGATTGGCACCTCGGTCTGCTCTTTCTGCGCCCAGATGCTGGCAATGGTGTCGCTACCCTTCTTTCTGCAAACCGTTCTGCAACGCGGAGAAGTCGCCACCGGCCTGCTGCTCACGCCGTGGCCGCTGGCTACCATGGTGATGGCGCCCATAGCTGGCCGCCTGACGGATCGCTATCATGCCGGCCTGCTTGGCGCTATTGGGCTGGCGATGTTCGCCGCCGGGCTGTTTTCACTCGCCCTGCTGCCTGATTCCCCCTCCGATCTGAATATCATCTGGCGAATGGCGCTCTGCGGTGCCGGTTTCGGCCTCTTTCAGTCGCCTAACAACCACACCATCATCTCTTCTGCTCCGCGTCACCGTAGCGGAGGCGCCAGCGGCATGCTGGGTACCGCTCGTCTGCTGGGACAAACCAGCGGTGCGGCGCTGGTTGCACTGATGTTTAATCTGTTTGGCGCTCACGGCACTCACGCCTCTCTGCTGCTGGCCGGGAGTTTCTCCAGCTTAGCGGCGGTGGTCAGCGCCCTGCGGATTACCCAGCCACGGGCCAGCGCCTGA
- the htpX gene encoding protease HtpX — protein sequence MMRIALFLLTNLGVMLVFGLILSLTGIQSSSVQGLMIMAGLFGFGGAFVSLLMSKWMALRSVGGEVIEQPRNETERWLMQTIGQQAQQAGIAMPQVAIYHAPDINAFATGARRDASLVAVSTGLLQNMSRDEAEAVLAHEISHIANGDMVTMTLIQGIVNTFVIFISRILAQLASGFLSGNRDEGEGNNGNPMVYFAVSMVLELVFGIVASIITMWFSRHREFHADAGSAKLVGREKMIAALQRLKTSYEPQEASTMMAFCINGKSKSLSELFMSHPPLDKRIEALRSGQYLK from the coding sequence ATGATGCGTATTGCGCTTTTCCTGCTGACCAACCTTGGCGTAATGTTGGTCTTTGGGCTGATCCTCAGCCTGACAGGGATCCAGTCAAGCAGTGTACAGGGCCTGATGATCATGGCAGGTCTGTTTGGCTTCGGCGGTGCGTTTGTTTCACTGCTGATGTCGAAGTGGATGGCGTTGCGTTCCGTCGGCGGTGAAGTGATTGAACAACCCCGCAATGAGACCGAACGCTGGCTGATGCAGACCATTGGTCAGCAGGCTCAGCAGGCGGGCATTGCGATGCCTCAGGTCGCGATCTACCACGCGCCTGATATCAACGCCTTTGCTACCGGTGCTCGTCGTGATGCGTCGCTGGTGGCGGTTTCCACCGGGCTGCTGCAGAACATGAGCCGTGATGAGGCGGAAGCGGTACTGGCGCACGAGATCAGCCACATCGCAAATGGTGATATGGTGACCATGACCCTGATTCAGGGGATTGTGAACACCTTTGTGATATTTATCTCGCGTATTCTGGCGCAGCTGGCCTCCGGCTTCCTCTCCGGCAACCGTGACGAAGGTGAAGGCAACAACGGTAACCCGATGGTCTACTTCGCCGTGTCGATGGTGCTGGAGCTGGTGTTTGGCATCGTGGCAAGCATCATTACGATGTGGTTCTCACGTCATCGTGAATTCCACGCCGATGCCGGCTCCGCTAAGCTGGTTGGACGTGAGAAAATGATCGCCGCGCTTCAGCGTCTTAAAACCAGCTATGAGCCGCAGGAAGCCAGCACCATGATGGCTTTCTGCATCAACGGCAAGTCGAAATCGCTGAGCGAGCTGTTTATGTCGCATCCTCCTCTGGATAAGCGTATTGAAGCGTTGCGCAGCGGTCAGTATCTGAAGTAA
- the prc gene encoding carboxy terminal-processing peptidase, with protein sequence MNNFFRTTVIAGLLLAGNVFAADNITRADQIPQLHQEPQHATVSERVTSRFTRSHYRQFDLDKDFSVKIFARYLNLLDYSHNLLLTSDIDQYASKKTTLSDELKSGKLDVFYDLYNLAQKRRFERYQYALSVLDKPMNFTGNDTIDIDRSKSPWPKTTAELNQLWDAKVKYDELSLKLTGKEEKEIREVLTKRYQFAIRRLAQSNSEDVFQLAMTAFAHEIDPHTNYLSPRNTEQFNTEMSLSLEGIGAVLQMDDDYTVINSMVAGGPAAKSKSITVGDRIVGVGQPGKPVVDVIGWRLDDVVAQIKGPKGSKVRLEVLPAGKGTKTRFVTLTREKIRLEDRAVKMSVHNVGSKKVGVLDIPGFYVGLTDDVKVQLQKLQKQNVDSVVIDLRTNGGGALTEAVSLSGLFIPSGPVVQVRDNNGKVREDSDNDGIVYYKGPLVVLVDRFSASASEIFAAAMQDYGRALIVGEPTFGKGTVQQYRSLNRIYDQMLRPEWPALGSVQYTIQKFYRINGGSTQRKGVTPDLLMPTGVEAVETGEKFEDNALPWDSINAASYTKSGDLASLEPQLIKEHQDRIAKDREFQYIIKDIARFNAMKDKRNIISLNLAEREKENHEDDALRLERINARLQQEGKKPLAKLDDLPKDYKEPDPYLDETVNIANDLAQLAKAQTPPAAAK encoded by the coding sequence ATGAACAATTTTTTCAGAACCACCGTTATTGCAGGTCTGCTGCTGGCAGGGAACGTTTTCGCCGCCGATAATATTACGCGTGCCGATCAAATTCCTCAGCTTCACCAGGAACCACAGCATGCGACAGTGAGTGAACGCGTTACTTCGCGTTTTACCCGCTCGCATTATCGTCAGTTCGATCTTGATAAAGATTTTTCGGTCAAGATTTTTGCGCGCTATCTTAATCTGCTGGACTACAGCCATAACCTGCTGCTGACCTCAGATATCGACCAGTACGCCAGCAAAAAAACGACGTTAAGCGATGAGCTAAAGTCAGGAAAGCTGGATGTATTTTATGATTTATACAATCTGGCGCAGAAACGCCGGTTTGAGCGCTATCAGTACGCGTTATCGGTGCTGGATAAGCCAATGAATTTCACCGGTAACGATACGATTGATATCGACCGGAGCAAATCACCGTGGCCGAAAACCACGGCAGAGCTGAATCAGCTGTGGGATGCCAAAGTCAAATATGACGAGCTGAGCCTGAAGCTGACCGGCAAAGAAGAGAAAGAGATCCGCGAAGTGCTGACCAAGCGCTATCAGTTTGCTATCCGTCGTCTGGCGCAGAGCAACAGCGAAGATGTCTTCCAGCTGGCGATGACCGCGTTCGCGCACGAAATCGACCCGCATACCAACTACCTCTCTCCTCGCAACACCGAGCAGTTCAATACTGAAATGAGCCTCTCTCTGGAAGGTATTGGTGCGGTGCTGCAGATGGATGATGACTATACGGTCATTAACTCAATGGTGGCGGGCGGCCCGGCAGCCAAGAGCAAATCGATCACCGTGGGCGATCGTATTGTCGGCGTCGGTCAGCCAGGTAAGCCAGTAGTGGATGTGATCGGCTGGCGTCTTGATGACGTTGTGGCCCAGATCAAAGGACCGAAGGGCAGTAAGGTGCGCCTGGAAGTGTTGCCAGCCGGAAAGGGGACTAAAACCCGTTTTGTCACGCTGACGCGTGAGAAAATCCGCCTGGAAGATCGCGCGGTGAAAATGTCCGTTCATAACGTTGGCAGCAAAAAAGTTGGCGTGCTGGACATTCCCGGCTTCTATGTTGGCCTGACAGATGATGTGAAGGTACAGCTGCAGAAATTGCAGAAGCAAAATGTCGACAGCGTGGTCATTGACCTGAGAACCAACGGCGGCGGCGCACTTACCGAGGCGGTTTCCCTCTCTGGCCTGTTTATCCCAAGCGGCCCGGTGGTTCAGGTTCGTGATAACAATGGCAAAGTGCGCGAAGACAGCGACAACGATGGCATTGTCTATTACAAAGGCCCGCTGGTGGTGCTGGTTGACCGCTTCAGTGCCTCAGCTTCCGAGATCTTTGCCGCTGCGATGCAGGATTATGGCCGTGCGCTGATTGTCGGTGAGCCGACCTTTGGTAAAGGCACTGTTCAGCAGTATCGTTCACTGAACCGTATCTACGATCAAATGCTGCGTCCAGAATGGCCTGCGCTGGGCTCTGTTCAGTACACCATTCAGAAGTTCTACCGCATTAACGGCGGCAGCACTCAGCGTAAGGGTGTGACGCCCGACCTGCTGATGCCAACCGGCGTGGAAGCGGTAGAGACCGGCGAGAAGTTTGAAGATAACGCGCTGCCGTGGGACAGCATCAATGCGGCCAGTTACACCAAATCGGGCGACCTGGCCTCTCTTGAGCCGCAGTTGATCAAAGAGCATCAGGATCGCATCGCTAAAGATCGCGAGTTCCAGTACATCATTAAAGATATCGCGCGCTTTAACGCGATGAAGGACAAACGCAATATCATCTCTCTGAACCTTGCCGAGCGTGAGAAAGAGAACCATGAAGATGATGCGTTGCGTCTTGAACGGATCAATGCCCGTCTTCAGCAGGAAGGCAAAAAGCCGTTGGCTAAGCTGGATGACCTGCCAAAAGATTATAAAGAGCCCGATCCCTATCTTGATGAAACGGTAAATATTGCTAACGACCTGGCGCAGCTTGCAAAAGCTCAGACGCCGCCAGCGGCAGCAAAATAG
- the proQ gene encoding RNA chaperone ProQ, whose translation MENQPKLNSSKEVIAFLAERFPKCFSAEGEARPLKIGIFQDLVDRVQGEMSLSKTQLRSALRLYTSSWRYLYGIKAGAIRVDLDGADCGVLEEQHVEHARKQLEEAKARVQAQREKQQAKKREAGEESAPRRPRKPARKPSAEGEQPRQVRSKPQRSTERAPSAERQPAQTKPVTDTAALQVGQNIKVTAGKSAMDATILEITKDGVRVQLASGLAMIVRAEHLQF comes from the coding sequence ATGGAAAATCAACCCAAGTTGAATAGCAGCAAAGAAGTCATCGCCTTTCTGGCCGAGCGTTTCCCAAAATGCTTTAGCGCCGAAGGCGAAGCACGCCCCCTTAAGATCGGCATCTTTCAGGATTTAGTCGACCGCGTGCAGGGCGAAATGAGCCTGAGTAAAACTCAGCTTCGCTCTGCGCTGCGTTTGTACACGTCCAGCTGGCGCTATCTGTACGGCATTAAAGCCGGTGCGATTCGCGTCGATCTGGATGGTGCCGACTGTGGCGTTCTCGAAGAGCAGCACGTTGAACATGCGCGTAAGCAACTCGAAGAAGCCAAAGCACGCGTTCAGGCTCAGCGCGAAAAGCAGCAGGCCAAAAAACGCGAAGCTGGCGAAGAGAGCGCACCACGTCGTCCTCGTAAACCAGCCCGTAAACCTTCTGCCGAAGGTGAGCAGCCACGTCAGGTTCGCAGCAAACCGCAGCGTAGCACCGAGCGCGCGCCTTCCGCAGAGCGTCAGCCAGCACAAACCAAACCCGTTACCGATACCGCAGCGCTGCAAGTCGGCCAGAACATCAAAGTCACCGCGGGCAAAAGTGCGATGGACGCAACCATTCTTGAAATTACCAAAGATGGCGTCCGGGTACAGTTGGCTTCCGGCCTGGCAATGATAGTACGCGCAGAACACTTGCAGTTCTGA
- a CDS encoding GAF domain-containing protein — translation MTKAEFYSDLNRDLRALIAGETSFLAAMGNCSALLYERLEGVNWAGFYLLTEADTLVLGPFQGKIACVRIPVGRGVCGTAVAESQIQRVDDVHAFPGHIACDATSNAEIVLPLVVNGETIGVLDIDSVEYNRFDSEDEAGLKILTDGLCEVLAGSDVEKFIHMKRS, via the coding sequence ATGACAAAAGCAGAGTTTTATTCGGACCTGAACCGTGATTTGCGCGCGCTTATCGCTGGCGAAACCAGTTTTCTGGCGGCAATGGGCAACTGTAGTGCGCTGCTTTATGAGCGTCTTGAAGGTGTTAACTGGGCAGGTTTTTATTTGCTGACCGAAGCCGACACGCTGGTACTGGGTCCGTTTCAGGGGAAAATTGCCTGTGTGCGTATTCCCGTGGGCCGTGGCGTCTGCGGAACAGCAGTGGCTGAAAGCCAGATTCAACGCGTAGATGATGTGCACGCTTTCCCCGGACACATCGCCTGCGACGCGACCAGTAATGCTGAAATTGTGCTGCCGCTGGTGGTAAATGGCGAGACAATTGGCGTACTGGATATCGATAGCGTGGAATATAACCGCTTCGACAGTGAAGACGAAGCGGGGCTTAAAATCCTTACTGACGGGCTGTGTGAGGTGCTTGCCGGGTCTGATGTGGAAAAATTTATTCACATGAAACGCAGCTAA
- the yebS gene encoding membrane integrity lipid transport subunit YebS, giving the protein MKIHAISHALPQARYQRCPQCDTLFSLPDVKSTQSAHCPRCNARIMNGRDWSMTRLCAMAVTMLLLMPFAFSESLMSIRLIGTTIRASLLEGITQMAQQGDVITASMVAFCTIGAPATLVTSIAYLYFGHRLGMNLRPVLLMLDRLKEWVMLDIYLVGIAVASIKVKDYADITPGAGLIAFVSLTVLSVITLIHLNVEQLWHRFYPQPQPNVALEKLRVCLSCHHTGLPDQRGRCPRCHTPLYFRRHFSLQKSWAALIAAIVLLIPANLLPISIIYLTGSRQEDTILSGIMSLASGNIPVAIVVFVASILVPFTKVIVLLTLLVSIHFKCEQGLKTRVRLLRVVTWVGRWSMLDLFVISLTMSLVNRDQLLAFTMGPAAFYFGSSVILTILAVEWLDSRLLWDAHATGNADYTD; this is encoded by the coding sequence ATGAAAATACACGCCATTAGCCATGCTCTGCCTCAGGCACGTTATCAGCGTTGCCCCCAATGCGATACCCTTTTTTCCTTACCAGATGTTAAATCCACTCAGTCCGCGCACTGCCCTCGCTGCAATGCCCGAATAATGAATGGTCGTGACTGGTCGATGACGCGGCTCTGTGCCATGGCCGTTACTATGCTGCTGCTGATGCCTTTTGCCTTCAGCGAATCGTTGATGAGCATTCGCCTGATCGGGACTACTATCCGTGCCAGTTTGCTGGAGGGAATAACCCAGATGGCGCAGCAGGGAGATGTGATTACCGCCTCTATGGTGGCCTTTTGCACTATCGGTGCCCCCGCTACGCTGGTGACCTCTATTGCCTATCTCTATTTCGGTCATCGTCTGGGCATGAATCTGCGCCCGGTGCTGCTGATGCTGGACCGGCTGAAAGAGTGGGTAATGCTGGATATCTACCTGGTGGGGATCGCCGTCGCCTCGATTAAAGTAAAGGATTATGCCGATATCACCCCGGGCGCCGGGCTTATCGCCTTTGTTTCACTGACGGTGCTGAGTGTGATCACCCTGATCCACCTGAATGTAGAGCAGCTGTGGCACCGCTTCTATCCGCAACCTCAGCCAAATGTGGCGCTGGAGAAGCTGCGGGTCTGCCTGAGCTGCCACCACACGGGCTTACCGGACCAGCGTGGCCGCTGTCCGCGCTGTCATACGCCGCTCTATTTTCGTCGGCACTTCAGCCTGCAAAAGTCCTGGGCGGCTTTGATCGCCGCCATTGTTTTGCTAATCCCGGCGAATTTACTGCCGATTTCTATTATTTATTTGACCGGCTCACGGCAGGAAGACACCATCCTTTCCGGTATTATGTCGCTGGCATCCGGCAACATTCCCGTCGCAATTGTGGTGTTTGTCGCCAGTATATTAGTGCCATTCACTAAGGTGATTGTTTTGCTGACGTTGCTAGTCAGTATCCATTTCAAATGTGAGCAGGGCCTGAAAACCCGCGTTCGCCTGCTCAGGGTTGTCACCTGGGTCGGACGCTGGTCTATGCTGGACCTGTTTGTTATTTCGTTAACCATGTCGCTGGTCAATCGCGATCAGCTTCTGGCTTTTACCATGGGACCGGCAGCCTTCTATTTCGGCTCGTCAGTCATACTCACTATCCTTGCCGTTGAGTGGCTGGATAGCCGTTTACTTTGGGATGCACATGCAACAGGAAACGCCGACTACACCGATTAA